From Nicotiana tabacum cultivar K326 chromosome 22, ASM71507v2, whole genome shotgun sequence, one genomic window encodes:
- the LOC142176654 gene encoding secreted RxLR effector protein 161-like produces the protein MESSKIIDTPISTVTRLDMDEPGSPVNETMHKGIIGSHLYLTASRPDIIFSMGLCARFQSNPKEYHLKAAKRILKYLKGTQDMVLYYSLGDNFYLIGYADTDYIGYLVDRKSTSRMAHFLGRHACQLQSKQRANIWQFCKRTRLTFTKSVREPGSRDTS, from the exons ATGGAAAGCTCAAAAATTATTGATACTCCTATTTCCACTGTCACTCGTCTTgatatggatgaacctggttcccctGTGAACGAGACTATGCACAAAGGTATCATTGGATCACACTTGTATCTCACAGCAAGCAGACCGGATATCATTTTCAGTATGGGATTGTGTGCGAGGTTTCAATCTAATCCAAAGGAATATCatctgaaggctgccaaaagaatcCTTAAGTATCTCAAAGGAACGCAGGACATGGTTCTCTACTATTCATTAGGAGATAATTTCTACTTGATCGGGTATGCTGACACTGACTATATTGGTTATCtggtggataggaaaagcacttcTAGAATGGCACACTTTCTGG GTAGACACGCATGTCAATTACAGAGCAAGCAACGAGCTAACATATGGCAGTTTTGCAAAAGGACGAGGCTCACATTTACAAAATCtgtcagggaacctggttcccgTGACACAAGTTAG